Proteins encoded by one window of Vidua chalybeata isolate OUT-0048 chromosome 8, bVidCha1 merged haplotype, whole genome shotgun sequence:
- the DKK1 gene encoding dickkopf-related protein 1 has translation MRGLVALLAALSCAAPAGRAAAPGGALSSNAIKGPPPGGAAEASAAPAPPFDGSNKAPPAATRQPFPCAEDEDCGPEEFCGGAARGGGAPLCLGCRRRRKRCLRDAMCCPGMTCSNGLCTPLEPPHRAAELDETGTEALPRRTPAPAWLPTAKGEEGDFCLRSSDCAAGLCCARHFWSKICKPVLREGQVCTRHRRKGSHGLEIFQRCQCAEGLACRLQREHGPADASRLHTCQRH, from the exons ATGCGGGGGCTGGTGGCGCTGCTGGCGGCGCTGAGCtgcgcggccccggcggggcgggcggcggctcccgggggTGCCCTCAGCTCCAACGCCATCAAGGGACCCCCCCCGGGGGGGGCGGCCGAGGCCAGCGCCGCCCCCGCACCCCCTTTCGACGGCAGCAACAAGGCCCCACCGGCCGCCACCCGACAG CCTTTCCCGTGCGCCGAGGACGAGGACTGCGGCCCCGAGGAGTTCTGCGGGGGGGCGGCCCGCGGCGGGGGGGCCCCGCTGTGCCTCGGCTGCCGGCGGCGCCGCAAGCGCTGCCTGCGCGACGCCATGTGCTGCCCCGGCATGACCTGCAGCAACG GTCTCTGCACGCCCCTGGAGCCGCCCCACAGAGCGGCCGAGCTGGACGAGACGGGCACTGAGGCGCTGCCCCGACGGACGCCCGCTCCCGCCTGGCTCCCCACTGCCAAAG GCGAGGAGGGCGACTTCTGCCTGCGCTCGTCGGACTGCGCGGCCGGGCTGTGCTGCGCCCGCCACTTCTGGTCCAAGATCTGCAAGCCGGTGCTGCGGGAGGGGCAGGTGTGCACCCGGCACCGGCGGAAAGGCTCGCACGGCCTGGAGATCTTCCAGCGCTGCCAGTGCGCCGAGGGGCTGGCGTGTCGCCTGCAGCGAGAGCACGGCCCCGCCGACGCGTCCCGCCTGCACACGTGCCAGCGGCACTGA